Proteins from a genomic interval of Bradyrhizobium sp. CCBAU 53340:
- a CDS encoding tetratricopeptide repeat protein codes for MLHEPELIERPAATHPAKRARFGAFEADPRSGELVKNGRRVRLQEQPFQLLAALLERPGEVVTREELRTLLWPQTVVDYDHGLNKAVSKIREALGDSAESPRFVETVARRGYRFLADVTVVVDGSTPREPDPPPPSPAAEAAPPARPVIGRQHGLFALIGLALLLAVALAAWLSALRPGAKVIHSLAVLPLVDTSQDPSQDFFADGMTGELITELGKVDSLRVISRTSAMTYKGAHKSLATIARELNVDAVIEGSVMRAGGRVRITAQLIRAPDDSRIWADSYEGEVRDALTLRVRVARAVAGQVRATLNHGERAALDKTRSVDPLAYEDYLKGRYFLNKRTGEGLKAAIKYFRQAIETDRNYAEAHSGLADAYALAGDWEYGVLSTEEAFAKATAAAGKALELDGTLGEAHTSLAFALDLYGWDWDVAASEYEAAIRLNPNYATAHHWYAWHLMLMGKTAEALKEFSQAQSLDPLSLIIGADIADALCIVRDFDAAVAQSRKTLELDPQFAVGHYELGQALVQLGRFDEAIAEFRKAIAISGHSSVFDSNLAYAYAVSGRKDDAIMIATEMAAHSETYPSAQANIALIYVGLGDRDAALDWLDKAYAIRFNPSILLRPAFDPLRSDARFTELMRRIGL; via the coding sequence ATGCTGCACGAACCGGAATTGATCGAAAGACCCGCCGCGACACATCCGGCAAAGCGCGCCAGGTTCGGCGCATTCGAGGCCGACCCGCGCAGCGGCGAGCTGGTCAAGAACGGCAGGCGGGTGCGGTTGCAGGAGCAGCCGTTTCAATTGCTCGCGGCGCTGCTGGAGCGACCGGGCGAGGTGGTGACGCGCGAGGAGTTGCGCACGCTGCTCTGGCCGCAGACGGTGGTTGACTACGATCACGGGCTCAACAAGGCCGTGAGCAAGATCAGGGAGGCGCTCGGGGATTCCGCGGAGAGCCCGCGCTTCGTCGAAACGGTGGCGCGCCGCGGCTATCGCTTTCTTGCCGACGTCACCGTCGTCGTCGATGGCAGCACGCCGCGCGAGCCCGATCCGCCTCCGCCGTCGCCTGCGGCCGAGGCGGCGCCCCCGGCACGTCCCGTCATCGGTCGCCAGCACGGCCTTTTCGCTTTGATCGGCCTTGCTCTCCTGCTGGCCGTGGCGCTTGCAGCCTGGCTGTCTGCCTTGCGTCCGGGAGCCAAAGTGATCCATTCGCTGGCGGTGCTGCCGCTGGTCGATACCTCGCAAGATCCGTCGCAGGACTTCTTCGCCGACGGCATGACCGGCGAGCTGATCACGGAGCTCGGCAAGGTCGATTCGCTCCGGGTGATCTCGCGCACCTCGGCGATGACTTACAAGGGTGCGCATAAATCGCTCGCGACCATCGCCCGCGAGCTCAACGTCGATGCCGTGATCGAGGGCAGCGTGATGCGCGCGGGTGGGCGGGTGCGGATCACCGCCCAGCTAATCCGTGCCCCCGACGACAGCCGCATCTGGGCCGACAGTTACGAAGGCGAGGTGCGCGATGCGCTGACGCTTCGGGTTCGCGTCGCCCGCGCCGTGGCAGGCCAGGTGCGCGCCACGCTGAATCACGGCGAGCGCGCCGCCTTGGACAAGACGCGCAGCGTGGATCCGCTGGCTTACGAAGATTATTTGAAAGGACGCTACTTCCTGAACAAGCGCACCGGCGAGGGCCTGAAGGCCGCCATCAAATATTTCCGCCAGGCCATCGAGACCGACCGCAATTATGCCGAGGCCCATTCCGGCCTTGCCGATGCCTATGCTCTAGCCGGTGATTGGGAATATGGCGTGCTCTCGACCGAGGAGGCCTTCGCCAAGGCGACTGCGGCGGCCGGCAAGGCGCTCGAGCTCGATGGCACGCTCGGCGAAGCCCACACCTCGCTCGCCTTCGCGCTCGACCTCTACGGCTGGGATTGGGATGTCGCTGCTTCCGAATACGAGGCCGCCATCCGCCTCAACCCCAACTACGCCACGGCGCACCATTGGTACGCCTGGCATCTGATGCTGATGGGCAAGACGGCGGAGGCGCTCAAGGAGTTCAGCCAGGCGCAAAGCCTCGATCCGCTGTCCCTGATCATCGGCGCGGACATCGCCGATGCGCTGTGCATCGTCAGGGATTTCGACGCGGCGGTCGCGCAGAGCCGCAAGACGCTCGAGCTCGATCCGCAATTTGCCGTCGGCCATTATGAGCTTGGCCAGGCCCTGGTCCAGCTTGGCCGCTTCGACGAGGCCATTGCCGAGTTCCGCAAGGCCATCGCGATCTCCGGCCACAGCAGCGTGTTCGATTCCAATCTCGCTTACGCCTATGCGGTGTCCGGCCGCAAGGACGATGCGATCATGATTGCGACTGAGATGGCTGCGCACAGCGAGACCTATCCGTCGGCGCAGGCCAACATCGCGCTCATCTATGTCGGCCTCGGCGACCGTGACGCCGCCCTCGACTGGCTCGACAAGGCCTATGCCATCAGGTTCAACCCCTCGATCCTGCTGCGGCCCGCCTTCGATCCGCTGCGCAGCGATGCACGGTTCACGGAGCTCATGCGCCGCATCGGCCTCTAG
- a CDS encoding GTP cyclohydrolase II has translation MSRANRTEHIRLTSHPEPGKKAAYPIHWGAPDARARGPIIGTVSRAGDRNVIGSHGGSYAMYRALAVSAGALDPIKRPDLTNTFPAATIGPFEQWRDPAKIVALDPWGHLVAENFGKDIAEGVDIRPSIAVTRARLDLPEIREALAAKRLRADGEVVHANGSVSVVKIAIDPVWYLPGLAERFKTNETELRRTLFEQTAGMFPELVTRPDMKVFLPPIGGTTVYMFGDVTKLPDHRTRITCRVHDECNGSDVFGSDICTCRPYLIHGIEESARGAQEGGLGLVVYNRKEGRALGEVTKFLVYNARKRQEDGDAAAAYFERTECVAGVQDARFQQLMPDTIHWLGLKRIDRFLSMSDMKYDALTSQGIDIVERVPIPPELIPADAYVEIAAKKAAGYYSTDIAPEKDVGGVVGRSLEKY, from the coding sequence ATGAGCCGCGCGAACCGTACTGAGCATATCCGCCTCACCTCTCATCCGGAGCCGGGCAAGAAAGCCGCCTATCCGATTCACTGGGGCGCACCCGATGCGCGCGCCCGCGGGCCGATCATCGGCACGGTGTCGCGCGCCGGGGATCGCAACGTGATCGGCAGCCATGGCGGCTCCTATGCGATGTACCGCGCACTCGCGGTCTCCGCCGGCGCGCTGGATCCGATCAAGCGCCCCGATCTCACCAACACGTTCCCCGCAGCGACCATCGGGCCGTTCGAGCAATGGCGCGATCCCGCAAAGATCGTCGCGCTCGATCCCTGGGGGCACCTGGTCGCCGAGAACTTTGGCAAGGATATCGCCGAGGGCGTCGATATCCGCCCGAGCATCGCGGTGACGCGGGCACGGCTCGACCTGCCGGAGATCCGCGAGGCGCTCGCCGCCAAGCGCCTGCGCGCCGACGGCGAAGTCGTGCACGCCAATGGCAGCGTCTCGGTGGTGAAGATCGCGATCGATCCGGTCTGGTACCTGCCCGGCCTTGCCGAACGCTTCAAGACCAACGAGACCGAACTGCGGCGCACGCTGTTCGAGCAGACCGCCGGCATGTTCCCCGAGCTGGTAACCCGCCCGGACATGAAGGTGTTCCTGCCGCCGATCGGCGGCACCACCGTCTACATGTTCGGCGATGTGACAAAACTGCCGGATCATCGCACCAGGATCACCTGCCGCGTCCATGATGAGTGCAACGGCTCGGACGTGTTCGGCTCCGACATCTGCACCTGCCGGCCCTATCTGATTCACGGCATCGAGGAATCCGCGCGCGGTGCGCAGGAGGGCGGGCTGGGACTCGTCGTCTACAATCGCAAGGAAGGCCGCGCGCTCGGCGAGGTCACCAAATTCCTGGTCTACAACGCGCGCAAGCGCCAGGAGGACGGCGATGCCGCCGCAGCCTATTTCGAGCGCACCGAATGCGTCGCCGGCGTCCAGGACGCGCGCTTCCAGCAGCTGATGCCGGATACGATCCACTGGCTCGGCCTCAAGCGCATCGACCGCTTCCTGTCGATGAGCGACATGAAGTACGACGCGCTGACCTCGCAGGGCATCGACATCGTCGAGCGCGTCCCGATCCCGCCGGAGCTGATCCCCGCCGACGCCTATGTCGAGATCGCCGCGAAGAAGGCCGCCGGCTATTACTCGACCGACATCGCGCCCGAGAAGGACGTGGGCGGCGTGGTCGGACGTTCGCTGGAAAAATACTGA
- a CDS encoding cytochrome P450: protein MHGTIENTAKLDALRERAMSLPLEQFDPGDPELFRTDTFWPYFDRLRREDPVHYCKDSMFGPYWSVTRYNDIMEIETNHAVFSSASALGGITIRDIDPDLRRESFISMDPPRHAAQRKTVAPMFTPTHLDNLAINIRKRSAECLDNLPRGEVFDWVDQVSIELTTQMLAVLFDFPWEDRRKLTRWSDIATTIPGPDGLVATEDERQAELTECAGYFARLWKERIEQPPKSDLLSMMAHGAATRDMDARNFLGNLVLLIVGGNDTTRNTMSGSLLALSQHPDQYRKLRENPALLDSFVPEVIRWQTPLAHMRRTALADFEFRGKQIKKGDKVVMWYVSGNRDEEAIEKPYDFIIDRARPRTHLSFGFGIHRCVGLRLAELQLKIIWEEILKRFDHIDVVGEPKRVYSSFVKGLETLPVKIAA, encoded by the coding sequence ATGCACGGGACCATCGAGAACACGGCGAAACTCGACGCATTGCGCGAGCGCGCGATGTCGCTGCCGCTGGAGCAGTTCGATCCAGGCGATCCTGAACTGTTCAGGACCGATACGTTCTGGCCCTATTTCGACCGGCTGCGCCGCGAAGATCCCGTGCACTATTGCAAGGATTCGATGTTCGGGCCGTACTGGTCGGTGACGCGCTACAACGACATCATGGAGATCGAGACCAACCATGCGGTGTTCTCCTCCGCCTCCGCGCTCGGCGGCATCACCATCAGAGACATCGATCCCGACCTGCGCCGCGAAAGCTTCATCTCGATGGATCCGCCGCGCCACGCCGCGCAGCGCAAGACCGTGGCACCGATGTTCACGCCGACGCATCTGGACAATCTCGCCATCAACATCCGCAAGCGCTCGGCCGAGTGCCTGGACAATCTGCCGCGCGGTGAGGTGTTCGACTGGGTCGACCAGGTCTCGATCGAGCTCACCACGCAGATGCTCGCCGTCCTGTTCGACTTCCCCTGGGAGGACCGCCGCAAGCTGACGCGCTGGTCCGATATTGCCACGACCATTCCCGGCCCTGATGGACTCGTCGCCACCGAGGACGAGCGGCAGGCCGAACTGACCGAATGCGCGGGCTATTTCGCGCGGCTGTGGAAGGAACGCATCGAGCAGCCGCCGAAGAGCGATCTGCTCTCGATGATGGCGCATGGCGCTGCGACGCGCGACATGGATGCCAGGAACTTCCTCGGCAATCTCGTTCTTTTGATCGTCGGCGGCAATGACACCACACGCAACACCATGTCGGGCTCGCTGCTCGCGCTGAGCCAGCATCCCGATCAGTATCGCAAGCTGCGCGAGAACCCCGCGCTGCTCGACAGCTTCGTGCCTGAAGTGATCCGCTGGCAGACGCCGCTGGCGCATATGCGCCGCACCGCGCTCGCCGACTTCGAGTTCCGCGGCAAGCAGATCAAGAAAGGTGACAAGGTCGTGATGTGGTACGTCTCGGGCAACCGTGACGAGGAGGCGATCGAGAAGCCCTACGATTTCATCATCGACCGCGCCCGGCCGCGCACGCATTTGTCCTTCGGCTTCGGCATCCACCGCTGCGTCGGATTGCGCCTTGCCGAACTCCAGCTCAAGATTATCTGGGAGGAGATCCTGAAGCGGTTCGACCATATCGACGTGGTCGGCGAGCCGAAGCGGGTGTATTCGAGTTTCGTGAAAGGCTTGGAAACATTGCCGGTCAAGATTGCGGCGTGA
- a CDS encoding cytochrome P450 — translation MNIQTPVKADKAERMRRAREEAYATPLKNFHPGAPRLFQDDTLWPWFERLRKEEPVHYCTNAPIDPYWSVVKYNDIMHVDTNHGIFSSDSTLGGISIRDVPEGYDWPSFIAMDQPKHSSQRKTVSPMFTPTHLDELAKLIRQRSQTVLDNLPRNETFNFVERVSIELTTQMLATLFDFPWEERRKLTRWSDVSTALPKSGIVASAEERRREMDECYAYMSKLWNERVNSAPRNDLLSLMAHNDATRFMDPDNLMGNIILLIVGGNDTTRNTMTGSVLALNENPDQYDKLRANPALIDSMVPEVIRWQTPLAHMRRTALQDTEIGGKQIKKGDRVVMWYVSGNRDEEMFENPDEFIIDRPRPRTHLSFGFGIHRCVGMRLAELQLRIVWEEMLKRFDRIEVVGEPKRIYSSFIKGYETLPVRIPG, via the coding sequence ATGAACATTCAGACCCCGGTCAAGGCCGACAAGGCCGAACGCATGCGGCGCGCGCGCGAGGAAGCCTATGCGACGCCGCTGAAGAACTTTCATCCGGGCGCGCCCAGACTGTTCCAAGACGACACCCTGTGGCCGTGGTTCGAGCGGCTGCGCAAGGAAGAGCCGGTGCATTACTGCACCAATGCGCCGATCGATCCCTACTGGTCGGTGGTGAAATACAACGACATCATGCATGTCGACACCAACCACGGCATCTTCTCGTCGGACTCGACGCTCGGCGGCATCTCGATCCGCGACGTGCCTGAGGGCTACGACTGGCCGAGCTTCATTGCGATGGACCAGCCGAAACACTCATCGCAGCGCAAGACCGTGTCGCCGATGTTCACGCCGACGCATCTGGACGAGCTGGCAAAACTGATCAGGCAGCGCTCGCAGACCGTGCTGGACAATCTGCCGCGCAACGAGACCTTCAATTTCGTCGAGCGCGTCTCGATCGAGCTGACGACGCAGATGCTGGCGACACTGTTCGACTTCCCCTGGGAGGAACGGCGCAAGCTGACGCGCTGGTCCGACGTCTCGACCGCGCTGCCCAAGAGCGGCATCGTCGCCTCGGCCGAAGAGCGCCGCCGCGAGATGGACGAGTGCTACGCCTACATGTCGAAGCTGTGGAACGAGCGCGTCAACTCCGCGCCACGCAACGATCTGTTGTCGCTGATGGCCCACAACGACGCGACGCGCTTCATGGACCCCGACAACCTCATGGGCAACATCATCCTGCTCATCGTCGGCGGCAACGATACCACCCGCAACACCATGACCGGCTCGGTGCTCGCGCTGAACGAGAACCCGGACCAGTACGACAAGCTTCGCGCCAACCCCGCGCTGATCGATTCCATGGTGCCGGAGGTGATCCGCTGGCAGACGCCGCTGGCGCATATGCGCCGCACCGCGCTGCAGGACACCGAAATCGGCGGCAAGCAGATCAAGAAGGGCGACCGCGTCGTGATGTGGTACGTCTCGGGCAACCGCGACGAGGAGATGTTTGAGAATCCTGACGAGTTCATCATCGACCGCCCGCGCCCGCGCACTCACCTCTCCTTCGGCTTCGGCATCCACCGCTGCGTCGGCATGCGGCTCGCGGAGCTGCAGCTGCGGATCGTCTGGGAGGAGATGCTCAAGCGCTTCGACCGCATCGAAGTGGTCGGCGAGCCCAAGCGGATCTATTCCAGCTTCATCAAGGGATACGAGACGCTGCCGGTGCGGATTCCGGGGTAG
- a CDS encoding URC4/urg3 family protein — protein MANASELQARALLTAKAVRARAGQMFAIGLDGGLTHFTIDLDRMDGVADAVLAVTRKAYPTLDIPFHARWRHFVFGGVDRWARLADAASWPDRAARARAEFDLAIVSVLLDAGAGATWRYRDAVTGQGIGRSEGLALASLDMFAGGLFSRDARALYRVDADVLAKLPLPALTSAFQAGDANPLLGLEGRTDLLQRLGRLVAARADIFGMQDTPRPGGLFDHIAAQATNGAIPAPAILSAVLNQLGPIWPSRLELAGVPLGDCWRHPAIRADDATAGLVPLHKLSQWLSYSLIEPLQRAGFDVTDIDGLTGLAEYRNGGLFVDHEVLRLRDTADADRAHAVDSLLVVEWRALTVALLDRVAELVRAKLGRRPESLPLASILEGGTWAAGRAIAFARRPDGSPPLKVISDGTVF, from the coding sequence ATGGCGAACGCTTCAGAACTGCAGGCACGCGCGCTGCTCACCGCAAAGGCGGTTCGCGCGCGGGCTGGCCAAATGTTCGCAATCGGCCTCGACGGCGGGCTCACGCATTTCACCATCGATCTCGATCGCATGGACGGCGTCGCCGACGCGGTGCTCGCCGTGACGCGAAAGGCCTATCCGACGCTCGACATTCCCTTCCACGCGCGGTGGCGGCACTTTGTGTTCGGCGGCGTCGACCGCTGGGCGCGGCTCGCCGATGCGGCATCGTGGCCCGATCGTGCGGCGCGAGCACGCGCGGAGTTCGACCTCGCCATCGTCAGCGTGCTGCTCGACGCCGGCGCGGGCGCGACCTGGCGATATCGCGACGCCGTCACGGGACAAGGCATCGGCCGATCCGAGGGGCTGGCACTCGCGAGCCTCGACATGTTTGCCGGCGGGCTGTTTTCGCGCGATGCGCGCGCACTATACAGGGTCGATGCCGATGTGCTTGCAAAGCTGCCGCTCCCGGCCCTGACGTCGGCCTTCCAGGCCGGCGATGCCAATCCGCTGCTTGGCCTCGAGGGACGCACCGATCTGCTGCAGCGTCTGGGCCGACTGGTGGCCGCGCGCGCCGACATTTTCGGCATGCAGGACACGCCGCGGCCGGGCGGGCTGTTCGACCACATCGCCGCGCAGGCAACAAACGGCGCCATCCCAGCGCCCGCGATCCTGTCCGCGGTGCTGAACCAGCTTGGACCGATCTGGCCGTCCCGGCTCGAACTTGCGGGCGTCCCGCTGGGCGATTGCTGGCGGCATCCGGCGATCAGAGCTGACGATGCGACCGCCGGCCTCGTGCCCTTGCACAAGCTGTCGCAATGGCTGAGCTATTCGCTGATCGAGCCGCTGCAGCGCGCAGGCTTCGACGTCACCGACATCGACGGCCTGACCGGGCTTGCCGAATACCGCAATGGCGGACTGTTCGTCGATCACGAGGTGCTGCGCCTGCGCGATACAGCGGATGCGGATCGCGCGCACGCGGTGGACTCGCTGCTCGTCGTGGAATGGCGTGCGTTGACGGTCGCGCTGCTGGATCGTGTTGCCGAGCTGGTTCGCGCCAAGCTTGGCCGCAGGCCGGAGTCATTGCCGCTCGCCAGCATCCTGGAAGGCGGCACCTGGGCCGCGGGCCGCGCCATTGCATTTGCGCGCCGTCCCGATGGCTCCCCGCCCCTCAAGGTGATCAGCGACGGCACCGTGTTTTAA
- a CDS encoding sigma factor-like helix-turn-helix DNA-binding protein — protein sequence MQAAFLRGDVGTERRSRTRLLKGVRNCYRTWLTTRRRRDRQSDVFAHKPLPDAVAGSVLRTDDRTDKISVGAEADASAVRCAIETLPRRLREILVLRELDSLSYREISEVTSLPTGEIMSRLAHARRRLARSVDRQFKNRNYFNILSE from the coding sequence GTGCAGGCGGCCTTCCTTCGCGGCGATGTCGGCACGGAACGACGAAGCCGGACCCGGCTGCTGAAGGGCGTGCGGAATTGCTATCGGACATGGCTGACCACCCGGCGGCGACGCGATCGGCAAAGTGATGTGTTCGCACACAAGCCGTTACCTGATGCGGTCGCCGGTTCCGTCCTCCGAACGGACGACCGTACCGACAAAATTTCGGTGGGCGCTGAGGCCGATGCCAGCGCGGTGCGCTGCGCCATCGAGACCCTGCCGCGGCGCCTCCGCGAAATCCTGGTTCTGCGCGAGCTCGATTCGCTGTCCTACCGGGAGATATCAGAGGTGACGTCGCTGCCGACGGGCGAGATCATGTCGCGATTGGCCCACGCGCGGCGCCGGCTGGCGAGATCGGTCGATCGACAATTCAAAAATCGAAATTATTTCAATATCTTAAGCGAATAA
- a CDS encoding YjgN family protein, translated as MQWTPIGPSEPVPPPLPPTRVDFTGDRSEFRKMVTKGAMLELVTFGFYRFWLVTDIRRHLWSNTSIDGDAAEYTGRARELLIGFLVALAILGPIYVAYFLVGIEFERWKGFASTPLFISFYAFGQFAIYRARRYRLTRTVWRGVRFWMDGSGWAYSFRAMLWGLLMFLTLGLALPWREASLERYKMQHTHFGDLQGDFDGNGWEFFKRAWGLWLLTPLALLFFPAAPFLYAEFKAREWRWWLNGIRIGDVRLSSDLPHNAFYGLYWKVIGWWVLLTTVYGAYLAAAVAITVKLELAPPAQGGGPGANIPMLVVMVIGYFALALGANIIMRVYLQRDLWAKVLETVEVHDIGAAADVRASGELANALGEGFADGLDVAGF; from the coding sequence ATGCAATGGACCCCTATCGGCCCCTCCGAACCGGTCCCGCCGCCGCTGCCGCCCACGCGAGTCGACTTCACCGGCGATCGCTCCGAGTTCCGAAAAATGGTCACCAAGGGGGCCATGCTCGAGCTCGTCACGTTCGGTTTCTACCGGTTCTGGCTCGTCACCGACATCCGCCGTCATCTGTGGTCGAATACATCGATCGACGGCGATGCTGCCGAATACACCGGACGGGCCAGGGAACTTCTGATCGGCTTCCTTGTCGCGCTCGCGATCCTGGGGCCGATCTACGTCGCTTATTTCCTCGTCGGTATCGAGTTCGAGCGCTGGAAGGGCTTTGCCTCGACGCCGCTGTTCATCTCCTTTTATGCCTTCGGTCAGTTCGCGATCTATCGCGCGCGGCGCTATCGTTTGACCCGCACGGTCTGGCGCGGCGTGCGGTTCTGGATGGACGGCTCCGGCTGGGCCTATTCGTTTCGCGCGATGCTGTGGGGCCTGCTGATGTTCCTGACGCTCGGCCTGGCGCTGCCGTGGCGCGAGGCGTCGCTGGAGCGCTACAAGATGCAGCACACGCATTTCGGCGATCTGCAGGGCGATTTCGATGGCAATGGCTGGGAGTTCTTCAAGCGCGCCTGGGGGCTGTGGCTCCTCACGCCGCTCGCGCTGCTGTTCTTCCCGGCAGCGCCGTTCCTCTATGCCGAGTTCAAGGCGCGCGAATGGCGTTGGTGGCTCAACGGCATCCGCATCGGTGATGTCCGCCTGTCCTCGGATCTGCCTCACAACGCGTTCTACGGCCTCTATTGGAAGGTCATCGGCTGGTGGGTGCTGCTGACGACCGTCTACGGCGCCTATCTCGCTGCTGCCGTCGCGATCACCGTCAAGCTTGAACTCGCGCCGCCCGCACAGGGCGGCGGTCCCGGGGCGAACATCCCGATGCTGGTGGTGATGGTGATCGGCTATTTCGCTCTTGCGCTCGGCGCCAACATCATCATGCGTGTCTATCTCCAGCGCGATCTCTGGGCCAAGGTTCTGGAAACCGTCGAGGTGCATGATATCGGAGCGGCAGCCGATGTCCGCGCCAGCGGTGAGCTTGCCAACGCGCTCGGCGAAGGCTTTGCCGATGGCCTCGATGTCGCGGGATTCTAG
- the upp gene encoding uracil phosphoribosyltransferase — MEGVTIVDHPLVQHKLTLVRDKSISTKSFRELIKEIGMLLCYEVTRDLPLTDTVIETPLATMHSAKIAGKKLVFVPMLRAGTTFVDGMMDLVPTARVAHIGLYREPESFAAVEYFFKSPSDLSERLAIVVTPVVATANTAVAAVDRLKERGAKDIRLACLIAAPEGLERLRGLHPDVHIWTAAVDEGLDENGFILPGLGDAGDRAYGTR; from the coding sequence ATGGAAGGCGTCACGATCGTCGATCATCCGCTGGTGCAGCACAAGCTGACCCTGGTGCGGGACAAATCGATCTCGACAAAATCGTTCCGGGAGCTGATCAAGGAGATCGGCATGCTGCTCTGCTACGAGGTGACGCGCGATTTGCCGCTTACCGACACCGTGATCGAGACGCCGCTGGCGACGATGCACTCGGCCAAGATCGCCGGCAAGAAGCTGGTGTTCGTGCCGATGCTGCGCGCCGGCACCACCTTCGTCGACGGCATGATGGACCTGGTGCCGACCGCGCGCGTCGCCCATATCGGCCTCTACCGCGAACCCGAGAGTTTTGCCGCGGTCGAGTACTTCTTCAAATCGCCGTCGGATCTCAGCGAGCGCCTCGCCATCGTGGTGACGCCTGTCGTCGCCACCGCCAACACGGCCGTCGCCGCCGTCGACCGCCTGAAGGAGCGCGGCGCCAAGGACATTCGCCTGGCCTGCCTGATCGCAGCACCGGAGGGATTAGAGCGCCTGCGCGGCCTGCATCCGGACGTGCACATCTGGACTGCCGCAGTGGACGAAGGCCTCGACGAGAACGGCTTTATCCTGCCCGGCCTCGGCGATGCCGGCGATCGCGCTTACGGGACGCGGTAG
- a CDS encoding M48 family metallopeptidase codes for MNPGQEAIFFDGLSSRRRQVTLTLGDALEIAEPGEAQAGGTVTRWAYDEIRRADSPAGILRLTSTSAPPLARLEIRDAAFGGDLVARCTRIDEHQTTGRGIAKIVGWSVAAAVSIVCVVLFGVPLAADRLAPLVPKPIERRIGDASEVQVKTIFRGEACNDAAGQAAFRKLVNRLRDAAGLDDDSMTAGVLRTSVPNAFALPGGKVYVLSALLDKAESPDELAGILAHELGHLKHHDNMRGLIYNGGTSFLIGLLFGDVTGSSAVIFASRSVVEASYSREAETAADTFAIEIMHKLGRSPKPAAELMFRITGKEGGSSFATILASHPLTEDRLARMTKEDRPASGPPLLTDTEWQALKNICGSGKI; via the coding sequence ATGAACCCCGGACAGGAGGCGATCTTCTTCGACGGCCTGTCGAGCCGCCGGCGGCAAGTCACGCTGACGCTCGGCGACGCGCTCGAAATTGCCGAACCGGGCGAGGCGCAGGCGGGCGGGACCGTCACACGCTGGGCCTATGACGAAATCCGCCGCGCGGACAGTCCGGCCGGCATCCTGCGTTTGACCTCGACGTCCGCCCCGCCGCTGGCGCGGCTGGAGATTCGCGACGCTGCTTTCGGAGGCGATCTCGTCGCGCGCTGTACTCGCATCGACGAGCACCAGACCACCGGCCGCGGCATTGCAAAAATCGTCGGCTGGTCGGTGGCCGCCGCCGTTTCCATCGTCTGCGTCGTGCTGTTCGGGGTACCGCTGGCCGCGGATCGTCTCGCGCCGCTGGTGCCGAAGCCGATCGAGCGGCGCATTGGCGATGCGTCCGAGGTGCAGGTGAAGACGATCTTCCGCGGCGAGGCTTGCAACGACGCGGCCGGCCAGGCGGCGTTCCGCAAGCTCGTCAACCGCCTGCGCGACGCCGCCGGCCTCGACGACGATTCCATGACGGCAGGCGTGCTGCGAACCTCGGTGCCGAATGCGTTCGCGCTGCCGGGCGGCAAGGTCTACGTGCTGAGCGCCTTGCTCGACAAGGCCGAAAGTCCCGACGAGCTTGCCGGTATCCTCGCCCACGAGCTCGGCCATCTCAAGCATCACGACAACATGCGCGGCCTGATCTACAACGGCGGCACCTCGTTCCTGATCGGCCTGTTGTTCGGCGACGTCACCGGCTCCTCGGCCGTGATCTTCGCCTCGCGCAGCGTGGTCGAGGCCTCCTATTCGCGCGAGGCCGAGACCGCTGCCGACACGTTCGCGATCGAGATCATGCACAAGCTCGGTCGCTCGCCCAAGCCCGCGGCCGAGCTGATGTTCCGCATCACCGGCAAGGAAGGCGGTTCGAGCTTCGCGACGATCCTGGCGAGCCATCCGCTCACCGAGGACCGACTTGCACGCATGACGAAAGAAGACCGCCCCGCCAGTGGCCCGCCGCTGCTGACGGACACGGAGTGGCAGGCGCTGAAGAACATCTGCGGCAGCGGGAAGATTTAA